Proteins from a genomic interval of Salipiger sp. CCB-MM3:
- a CDS encoding lysylphosphatidylglycerol synthase transmembrane domain-containing protein yields MSALRLLLPLGLIGLCLWLADGREALRRLSELSPGWGLATLALLNAVTLLSALRWRRTAAALGLQMPRGEAAREYYMAQFVNQTLPGGVLGDAARGRAQPPERRAEPRRAGGGAGARGGAGGHGVRRPDGAGPDAGGRWRPLGPRVLCQAFGCPARSWSCCWARLCCWPARGGAARRAGAPPPASRCLANGARKWRSRWRSPG; encoded by the coding sequence ATGAGCGCGCTGCGTCTTCTGCTGCCGCTTGGGCTGATCGGGCTCTGCCTGTGGCTCGCCGACGGGCGCGAGGCGCTGCGGCGGCTGTCCGAGCTTTCGCCGGGCTGGGGGCTGGCCACGCTGGCGCTGCTCAACGCGGTGACGCTGCTCTCGGCGCTGCGCTGGCGGCGGACCGCCGCGGCCTTGGGGCTGCAGATGCCGCGGGGCGAGGCCGCGCGCGAGTATTACATGGCGCAATTCGTCAATCAGACCCTGCCCGGAGGCGTGCTTGGCGATGCGGCGCGGGGCCGCGCGCAGCCGCCAGAACGGCGCGCTGAGCCGCGCCGCGCAGGCGGTGGTGCTGGAGCGCGCGGCGGGGCAGGCGGGCATGGGGTTCGTCGCCCTGACGGGGCTGGTCCTGATGCTGGCGGGCGTTGGAGGCCCCTCGGCCCTCGGGTTTTGTGCCAAGCCTTTGGCTGCCCGGCGCGGTCCTGGTCCTGTTGCTGGGCGCGCTTGTGCTGCTGGCCAGCCAGAGGCGGGGCCGCGCGCAGGGCTGGCGCGCCGCCGCCCGCATCGCGCTGCTTGGCCAATGGCGCACGCAAGTGGCGCTCTCGCTGGCGATCGCCGGGCTGA
- a CDS encoding BCCT family transporter, translating into MHDKMPQERLFIFPRVHKTVFAVSALLIVGFILFGATFSEQANSVFTGIQNWFADTLGWALIIEVNIFVLATIYLAFGPFADIRLGRMNDKPAYGLISWTSMLFSAGIGIGLIYWGVAEPLYHYFAPPTGDAETQEAARQAMVISFLHWGFHGWAIYAVIALALAYFHFRKGLPLTIRSALYPILGEKIFGPWGSAVDILAVFGTMFGIVTSLGLGAMQINSGLGEVFGIGDSVVTQIIIIALITLAATISVVAGLDGGIKRLSNLNIGLSFVFLIFMLIVGPTVFIFDLFVQSYGDYVARFVSWASWTEAWQADGSWQNSWTIFYWAWWISWSPFVGVFVARISKGRTIREFVLGVMLLPTSIMFFWFCAFGGTALNISLGGDPALVEATKNAYGDAMFALLDYFPASGLMSGFAMILIVLWFVTSSDSGSFVIDMLTAGGDTDPPRVQRVFWAITEGAVASVLLLAGGLNALQAAAVVAGFPFAVVCLFILIGLFKALRWDTLMVYRHNQRYRDDEEADHAMPSELPGELYGADPTPPPQPDAAYKPAE; encoded by the coding sequence ATGCACGATAAGATGCCGCAGGAACGGCTGTTCATCTTCCCGAGGGTGCACAAGACCGTCTTTGCAGTCTCGGCGCTGCTCATCGTCGGATTTATCCTCTTCGGGGCGACCTTCAGCGAACAGGCCAACAGCGTCTTCACCGGCATCCAGAACTGGTTTGCCGACACGCTGGGCTGGGCGCTGATCATCGAGGTCAATATCTTCGTGCTTGCCACGATCTACCTCGCCTTCGGCCCCTTCGCCGACATCCGCCTTGGCCGGATGAACGACAAACCCGCCTATGGGCTGATCTCATGGACGTCGATGCTGTTCTCGGCGGGCATTGGCATCGGCCTGATCTACTGGGGCGTGGCCGAGCCGCTCTATCACTACTTCGCGCCGCCCACCGGCGATGCGGAAACCCAAGAGGCCGCACGGCAGGCGATGGTGATCTCCTTCCTGCACTGGGGCTTCCACGGCTGGGCGATCTACGCGGTGATCGCGCTGGCGCTGGCCTATTTCCACTTCCGCAAAGGGCTGCCGCTGACCATCCGCTCGGCGCTTTATCCGATCCTTGGCGAGAAGATCTTTGGCCCCTGGGGCAGCGCGGTCGACATTCTTGCGGTGTTTGGCACGATGTTTGGCATCGTCACCTCGCTGGGGCTTGGCGCGATGCAGATCAACTCGGGCCTTGGCGAGGTCTTTGGCATCGGCGACAGCGTGGTCACGCAGATCATCATCATCGCCCTGATCACCCTTGCGGCGACGATCTCGGTGGTGGCGGGTCTCGACGGCGGCATCAAGCGTTTGTCGAACCTCAACATCGGCCTCAGCTTCGTCTTCCTGATCTTCATGCTGATCGTCGGCCCGACGGTGTTCATCTTTGATCTCTTCGTGCAGAGCTACGGCGATTACGTCGCCCGCTTCGTCAGCTGGGCCAGCTGGACCGAGGCATGGCAGGCCGATGGCTCGTGGCAGAATTCCTGGACCATCTTCTATTGGGCATGGTGGATCTCGTGGTCGCCGTTCGTCGGCGTCTTCGTGGCGCGCATCTCCAAGGGCCGCACCATCCGCGAGTTCGTGCTGGGGGTGATGCTGCTGCCGACCTCGATCATGTTCTTCTGGTTCTGCGCCTTTGGCGGCACCGCGCTGAACATCTCGCTGGGCGGCGATCCGGCGCTGGTCGAGGCCACCAAGAATGCCTATGGCGACGCGATGTTCGCGCTGCTCGATTACTTCCCCGCCTCGGGGCTGATGTCGGGCTTTGCGATGATCCTGATCGTGCTGTGGTTCGTGACCTCCTCGGACTCGGGCTCTTTCGTGATCGACATGCTGACCGCGGGCGGTGACACCGATCCGCCGCGGGTGCAGCGGGTGTTCTGGGCGATCACCGAAGGCGCCGTGGCCTCGGTGCTGCTGCTGGCGGGCGGGCTCAACGCGCTGCAGGCGGCGGCGGTGGTGGCGGGCTTTCCGTTTGCCGTGGTGTGCCTGTTCATCCTGATCGGCCTGTTCAAGGCGCTGCGCTGGGACACGCTGATGGTCTATCGCCACAACCAGCGCTACCGCGACGACGAAGAGGCGGATCACGCCATGCCTTCGGAACTGCCGGGCGAGCTTTACGGGGCTGATCCGACGCCGCCGCCGCAGCCGGATGCCGCGTATAAGCCCGCGGAGTAA
- a CDS encoding cytochrome b, whose amino-acid sequence MASVAQTEVFPRYSRAARLLHWLTVLLVLTTIPAGLVMVQEGLPRALQNTLFLYHKNIGPIILALVVLRLVVRLISRPPPLPASVPALQALVAQLVHWLLYLTLVALVISGIVRVQAGGFPMEFWDPLLGGMVGKDEALAKSASGFHDLAKTVLIGLIAVHAGAAALHGLVKRDGVFSRMWPPA is encoded by the coding sequence ATGGCCAGCGTGGCTCAGACAGAGGTTTTCCCCCGTTATTCCCGCGCGGCGCGGCTGCTGCACTGGCTGACGGTGCTGCTTGTGCTCACCACCATCCCCGCGGGGCTGGTCATGGTGCAGGAGGGGCTGCCGCGGGCGCTGCAGAATACGCTCTTTCTTTATCACAAGAACATCGGCCCGATCATTCTGGCTCTGGTCGTGCTGCGGCTGGTGGTGCGGCTGATCTCAAGGCCGCCGCCGCTTCCGGCCAGCGTCCCGGCGCTGCAGGCGTTGGTGGCGCAACTGGTGCATTGGCTGCTTTATCTGACACTGGTGGCGCTGGTGATCTCTGGCATCGTGCGGGTGCAGGCGGGCGGCTTTCCCATGGAGTTTTGGGACCCGCTGCTTGGCGGCATGGTCGGCAAGGATGAGGCGCTGGCCAAATCCGCCAGCGGCTTTCACGATCTGGCCAAGACGGTGCTGATCGGGCTGATCGCGGTGCACGCAGGGGCCGCCGCGCTGCATGGGCTGGTGAAGCGGGACGGGGTGTTCAGCCGCATGTGGCCGCCCGCCTGA
- a CDS encoding sulfatase produces the protein MSGAGAGRRGALRLWLALLVSAVLVDLLLILPNHPGALRWPALRMVPLELPVLLLGMLALGPRARPLAILASVALTLMTALKLADLSAYTAFGRGFDPLADMHLVPAAAHLLRGSAGLAGALGVGAALALLLGGAMVLLYRALRLWARCGSQLPRALRLAAGGTALVFALLCAAEIRTALNGWQGWRPAGNAFTARLGAEHIRDFARARTALAEFERAAATDPWAGRDGLLSKLEGRPVVIVFVESYGRRPLTTRSMRRAIWRRCRPERRRWRRRGWRCARAGCARRCRAGKAGWRMRRWRRCGGQRPAPLPRPAGERPAEPLQPRQPRRVSHHGRGPGDRHGLARRTGHGVSGDPRAAELGYRGLPFNWVTMPDQYTLAEFDRIAADQGAPLMAEIALISSHAPWTPVPQMVPWQAVGMAASSTPRPPLARAPRRSGPIRTASAITLAARSIMRCAMCCHGRRCRAPSRR, from the coding sequence GTGAGCGGGGCCGGGGCGGGGAGGAGAGGAGCGCTGCGGCTCTGGCTGGCGCTGCTCGTCTCGGCGGTGCTGGTCGATCTGCTGCTGATCCTGCCCAACCACCCCGGCGCGCTGCGCTGGCCCGCGCTGAGGATGGTGCCGCTGGAGCTGCCGGTGCTGCTGCTGGGGATGCTGGCGCTTGGGCCGCGCGCCCGTCCGCTGGCGATCTTGGCGAGCGTGGCGCTCACCCTGATGACGGCGCTCAAGCTGGCTGATCTGTCCGCCTATACCGCCTTTGGCCGCGGCTTCGATCCGCTGGCGGACATGCATCTCGTGCCCGCGGCGGCGCATCTGCTGCGCGGCAGCGCCGGGCTTGCGGGTGCGCTGGGGGTCGGCGCGGCGCTGGCGCTGCTGCTGGGCGGGGCGATGGTTTTGCTCTACCGCGCGCTGCGCCTTTGGGCCCGCTGCGGCAGCCAACTGCCGCGCGCTCTGCGGCTGGCGGCGGGGGGCACCGCGCTGGTTTTCGCGCTGCTCTGCGCCGCCGAGATCCGCACCGCGCTCAACGGCTGGCAGGGCTGGCGCCCGGCCGGCAACGCCTTCACCGCGCGGCTCGGGGCCGAGCACATTCGCGATTTCGCCCGTGCCCGCACCGCGCTGGCCGAATTCGAGCGCGCCGCCGCCACCGACCCTTGGGCCGGACGCGATGGCCTGCTGTCGAAACTCGAGGGCCGCCCGGTGGTCATCGTCTTTGTCGAAAGCTACGGGCGGCGGCCTTTGACAACCCGCTCTATGCGCCGCGCCATCTGGCGACGCTGCAGGCCGGAGAGGCGGCGCTGGCGCAGGCGGGGCTGGCGATGCGCTCGGGCTGGCTGCGCTCGCCGGTGCAGGGCGGGCAAAGCTGGCTGGCGCATGCGACGCTGGCGGCGGTGTGGAGGTCAGCGACCAGCGCCGCTACCGCGCCCTGCTGGCGAGCGCCCGGCAGAGCCTCTTCAGCCTCGCCAGCCGCGCCGGGTATCACACCATGGCCGTGGCCCCGGCGATCGTCATGGACTGGCCCGAAGGACCGGCCATGGGGTTTCAGGAGATCCGCGCGCCGCCGAGCTTGGCTATCGCGGGCTGCCGTTCAACTGGGTGACCATGCCCGATCAATACACGCTGGCGGAGTTCGACCGGATCGCCGCCGATCAAGGCGCCCCGCTGATGGCCGAGATCGCGCTGATCTCCAGCCATGCGCCTTGGACGCCGGTGCCGCAGATGGTGCCTTGGCAGGCGGTGGGGATGGCAGCATCTTCGACGCCGAGGCCACCTCTGGCCCGAGCCCCAAGGAGGTCTGGGCCGATCCGGACCGCATCCGCGATCACTTTGGCCGCTCGCTCGATTATGCGCTGCGCAATGTGCTGTCATGGGCGGCGCTGCCGCGCGCCGAGCCGCCGTTGA